From the genome of Hydrogenophilus thermoluteolus, one region includes:
- a CDS encoding phage major tail tube protein, whose amino-acid sequence MAKIEIHRITNANVYLDGQSLLGRAESVDLPQIKAKMAEHKALGMVGTIEAFAGFEKLEGKIKWASYYADVLKKVANPFKAVQLQVRGSMPIIVGGSVNREAPIVAMLTVVFKSLPGGAFQQHENVELETDFTAYYMKLTVDGQDVAEIDVLENIYKAGGVDLLAQYRSNIGG is encoded by the coding sequence ATGGCGAAGATCGAAATCCACCGCATCACCAACGCCAACGTCTATTTGGACGGGCAGAGCCTGCTCGGGCGCGCCGAGAGCGTCGATCTGCCGCAGATCAAGGCCAAGATGGCCGAGCACAAGGCGCTCGGCATGGTCGGCACCATCGAGGCATTCGCGGGCTTCGAGAAGCTCGAAGGCAAGATCAAGTGGGCGAGCTACTACGCCGACGTGCTGAAAAAAGTCGCCAACCCTTTCAAGGCGGTGCAGTTGCAGGTGCGCGGCTCGATGCCGATCATCGTCGGCGGCTCGGTCAACCGCGAAGCGCCGATCGTGGCGATGCTGACCGTTGTGTTCAAGAGCCTGCCCGGCGGCGCGTTCCAGCAGCATGAGAACGTGGAGCTGGAGACGGACTTCACCGCCTATTACATGAAGCTCACTGTGGACGGCCAGGATGTGGCCGAGATCGACGTGCTGGAAAACATCTACAAGGCTGGCGGTGTCGATCTGCTGGCGCAGTACCGCAGCAACATCGGAGGCTGA
- a CDS encoding phage tail assembly protein, protein MDITLKHPVKLATGQTIGKVTLRRPKVKDLKAAQRVSDKAEEQELALIALLAGLTPEDIEELDLADYKAIAESFRAMLDTQG, encoded by the coding sequence ATGGACATCACGCTCAAGCACCCGGTAAAGCTGGCCACCGGCCAGACCATAGGCAAGGTCACGCTGCGCCGCCCCAAGGTGAAAGACCTCAAGGCCGCGCAGCGCGTCTCGGACAAGGCCGAGGAGCAGGAACTGGCGCTGATCGCCCTGCTCGCGGGGCTGACGCCCGAGGACATCGAGGAGCTGGATCTCGCCGATTACAAGGCGATCGCCGAGTCCTTTCGCGCCATGCTGGATACCCAAGGCTGA
- a CDS encoding GpE family phage tail protein produces MARWFRFPPSEIDGLEVEELLAWVRAAQRQIRDEGRAG; encoded by the coding sequence CTGGCGCGGTGGTTTCGGTTTCCGCCATCGGAGATTGACGGGCTGGAGGTGGAGGAGCTGCTCGCCTGGGTGAGAGCGGCGCAGCGGCAGATCAGGGACGAAGGGCGCGCCGGATGA
- a CDS encoding phage tail tape measure protein: MAQEFFLGIKLGVTGASAIGAALGSVQSSLKGLGDAARRLQSEQDRLGEAIRRHMGTLAPQTLAALNRDYERLGRTIEAVTRRQEALSRAMQRRADLAAERQRIGGEIMGAYATTLAVGAPVMGAVREAAGFGDAVKDIAIVGELTRDEERKLGASLRAVAREVNQTAADMARGVGMLIANGMEAKKAAEQAALLGRFTTATRASFDDAAKMMVSFDLLGVSAKDMELAFSQAAKAGKLGSFEVRDMAKWFPQLGGYLKAIGVTGNEAVVNMASRLQIAMKTAGSTDEAANNFRNFLAKLTSPDTAKDFEKLGIDLQGSMLRMARQGLDPIEGAVSVIMGQMAKTSPKVAAELQALSKEIAAIQDPAERAAELERRRAMIEALGASAGLGQMFQDMQAVGYLLAEIQNRDELQRIRAETASGRNADGQMSLDADFAKRMESPLEQFKRLKIEVQELGMSVGEALLPALLDIVQAIRPVVTGFAAWARENPALIKGAVGFALGLATVKAGVLSLGWLINFFVKSPAATLMTAWHSIGARILIARAAMAAGGTGLQAIAAAAGLSGGAVARLGALLVWFRGAATAALMAVGRAVLWLGRAVLLNPIGLVLTAIAGAAYLVWRNWDRIGPALGKAWAALKAGAAAALDGLKALPGRLLSIGQQLVQGLIDGIKAKLGAAGEAIKGLGQSVVSGLKNLLGIRSPSRVFAELGGFVGDGFAQGMGASMGAVHKAAMGLSAAAMIATPAVQARQPSVLPQVMPIVRQTVDPMVQPVALPQIADAPRAIRQTVEPVALPQIADATRTIRQTVEPVALPQIADATRTIRQTVEPVALPQIADATRTIRQTVEPVALPQIADATRTIRQTVEPVALPQIADATRTIRQTVEPVALPQIADATRTIRQTVEPVALPQIADATRTIRQTVEPVALPQIADATRTIRQTVEPVALPQIADVSDAVQTIRQATAQAAPAFGATKPGAGGTAGGMTITFAPVIHVAAGAQAGEVREAAQQAVQLSFAEFERLMRRYEAERKRIAP; encoded by the coding sequence ATGGCACAAGAATTCTTCCTTGGCATCAAGCTCGGCGTGACCGGCGCGTCAGCCATCGGCGCGGCGCTTGGCTCCGTGCAGTCGTCGCTCAAGGGGCTGGGCGATGCGGCGCGTCGCCTGCAATCCGAGCAGGATCGGCTGGGCGAGGCCATCCGTCGCCACATGGGCACGCTCGCGCCGCAGACGCTGGCCGCGCTCAATCGCGACTACGAGCGGCTTGGGCGCACCATCGAGGCCGTCACCAGGCGGCAGGAGGCGCTCTCCCGCGCCATGCAGCGCCGCGCCGATCTGGCCGCCGAACGGCAGCGCATCGGCGGCGAGATCATGGGCGCCTACGCCACGACGCTGGCCGTGGGCGCGCCGGTCATGGGCGCGGTGCGCGAGGCGGCAGGCTTTGGCGATGCGGTCAAGGACATCGCCATCGTCGGCGAATTGACGCGCGACGAGGAGCGCAAGCTCGGCGCGAGCCTGCGCGCGGTGGCGCGCGAGGTGAACCAGACCGCCGCCGACATGGCGCGCGGCGTGGGGATGCTCATCGCCAACGGCATGGAGGCGAAGAAAGCCGCCGAGCAGGCGGCGCTGCTGGGGCGCTTCACCACCGCCACGCGCGCGAGCTTCGACGACGCGGCGAAGATGATGGTGAGCTTCGATCTGCTTGGCGTCTCGGCCAAGGACATGGAACTGGCCTTCAGCCAGGCGGCCAAGGCGGGCAAGCTCGGCAGCTTCGAAGTGCGCGACATGGCCAAGTGGTTCCCGCAGCTCGGCGGCTACCTCAAGGCCATCGGCGTCACCGGAAACGAAGCCGTGGTCAACATGGCGAGCCGCCTGCAAATCGCCATGAAGACGGCGGGCTCTACCGACGAGGCGGCCAACAACTTCCGCAACTTCCTCGCCAAGCTCACCAGCCCGGATACGGCCAAGGACTTCGAGAAGCTCGGCATCGACCTGCAAGGATCGATGCTGCGCATGGCGCGCCAGGGGCTGGACCCCATCGAGGGCGCGGTCAGCGTCATCATGGGGCAGATGGCCAAGACCTCGCCTAAGGTGGCGGCGGAGCTTCAGGCGCTCTCGAAGGAGATTGCGGCGATCCAAGATCCGGCCGAGCGCGCCGCAGAGCTCGAACGCCGCCGCGCGATGATCGAGGCGCTGGGGGCGAGCGCGGGCCTTGGACAAATGTTCCAGGACATGCAGGCGGTGGGCTATTTGCTCGCCGAAATCCAGAACCGCGACGAGCTCCAGCGCATCCGCGCGGAGACCGCCAGCGGCCGCAACGCCGATGGGCAAATGAGCCTGGACGCGGATTTTGCCAAGCGCATGGAGTCGCCACTGGAGCAATTCAAGCGGCTCAAGATCGAGGTACAGGAACTGGGCATGAGCGTGGGCGAAGCGCTCTTGCCCGCGCTGCTCGACATCGTGCAGGCCATCCGTCCTGTGGTGACCGGCTTTGCTGCCTGGGCACGGGAGAACCCGGCCCTCATCAAGGGCGCGGTGGGCTTCGCGCTCGGGCTGGCGACTGTCAAGGCGGGCGTGTTGTCGCTCGGCTGGCTCATCAACTTCTTCGTCAAGTCCCCGGCGGCCACGCTCATGACCGCGTGGCATTCCATTGGCGCGCGCATCCTCATCGCCCGCGCGGCCATGGCCGCTGGCGGCACCGGCTTGCAGGCCATCGCGGCGGCGGCTGGCCTGTCGGGCGGCGCGGTTGCGCGGCTTGGTGCGCTGCTTGTCTGGTTCAGGGGCGCTGCAACCGCTGCGCTCATGGCGGTTGGCCGCGCGGTGCTGTGGCTGGGCCGCGCGGTGCTGCTCAATCCCATCGGCCTGGTGTTGACCGCCATCGCGGGCGCGGCCTACCTGGTGTGGCGCAACTGGGATCGCATCGGCCCGGCCCTGGGCAAGGCGTGGGCAGCGCTCAAGGCTGGCGCTGCGGCGGCGCTCGATGGGCTCAAGGCGCTGCCAGGCCGCCTGCTCAGCATCGGCCAGCAGCTCGTTCAGGGGCTGATCGACGGCATCAAGGCCAAGCTCGGCGCGGCGGGCGAGGCCATCAAGGGGCTTGGGCAGTCGGTGGTGTCGGGCCTCAAGAACCTGCTGGGCATCCGCTCGCCGTCGCGCGTGTTTGCCGAGCTCGGCGGCTTCGTCGGCGATGGCTTCGCGCAGGGCATGGGCGCAAGCATGGGCGCTGTGCACAAGGCGGCGATGGGGCTATCGGCTGCAGCGATGATCGCCACGCCAGCGGTGCAGGCGCGTCAACCGTCGGTGTTGCCGCAGGTGATGCCCATCGTGCGGCAGACGGTCGATCCGATGGTGCAGCCCGTCGCGCTGCCGCAGATCGCCGACGCCCCGCGCGCCATTCGCCAGACGGTCGAGCCCGTCGCGCTGCCGCAGATCGCCGACGCCACGCGCACCATTCGCCAGACGGTCGAGCCCGTCGCGCTGCCGCAGATCGCCGACGCCACGCGCACCATTCGCCAGACGGTCGAGCCCGTCGCGCTGCCGCAGATCGCCGACGCCACGCGCACCATTCGCCAGACGGTCGAGCCCGTCGCGCTGCCGCAGATCGCCGACGCCACGCGCACCATTCGCCAGACGGTCGAGCCCGTCGCGCTGCCGCAGATCGCCGACGCCACGCGCACCATTCGCCAGACGGTCGAGCCCGTCGCGCTGCCGCAGATCGCCGACGCCACGCGCACCATTCGCCAGACGGTCGAGCCCGTCGCGCTGCCGCAGATCGCCGACGCCACGCGCACCATTCGCCAGACGGTCGAGCCCGTCGCGCTGCCGCAGATCGCCGACGCCACGCGCACCATTCGCCAGACGGTCGAGCCCGTCGCGCTGCCGCAGATCGCCGACGTCAGCGACGCCGTGCAGACCATCCGGCAGGCCACGGCGCAGGCCGCGCCCGCATTCGGCGCGACAAAACCCGGCGCTGGCGGCACGGCAGGCGGCATGACCATCACCTTCGCGCCGGTGATCCACGTCGCCGCAGGCGCGCAGGCAGGCGAGGTGCGCGAGGCGGCGCAGCAGGCGGTACAGCTGAGCTTTGCCGAGTTCGAACGGCTGATGCGCCGCTACGAGGCTGAACGCAAGAGGATCGCGCCATGA
- a CDS encoding phage tail protein, producing MSLYAVLDDIELEIITWLDGLEMRYGASYAEQGLIGRKSIIQHTGYAPDEVTIDALLHASWCNPADEVARLRDAMNEARPLAFVLGTGEYRGVFVIESLEVTTRQTDGYGAVLAFECRIRLKEYIGDPAEPLPPGVIREGFRIPIAAEGAADWTVADMALRWPEDGGGSPLASVARTVSSAVSAIGQVTQAAAGVAMLARIAGSDTASAMLMLPGVSSSVNAAASALPIAGMDALADVASLAADAVQAASAMRSAQSLLAGASGALGGGLAGVSSALWSVNAAVSTLDAARGAVARIGRSVALKEVNIWPT from the coding sequence ATGAGTCTGTACGCGGTGCTCGACGACATCGAGCTGGAGATCATCACCTGGCTCGACGGTCTGGAGATGCGCTACGGCGCGTCCTATGCCGAGCAAGGGCTCATTGGCCGCAAGAGCATCATTCAGCACACAGGCTACGCGCCGGATGAGGTGACGATCGACGCGCTGCTGCATGCCTCGTGGTGTAACCCAGCGGATGAGGTGGCGCGGCTGCGCGACGCTATGAACGAGGCCAGGCCGCTCGCCTTCGTGCTCGGCACCGGCGAATACCGTGGCGTGTTCGTGATCGAGTCGCTCGAAGTCACCACGCGCCAAACCGACGGCTATGGCGCAGTGCTGGCGTTCGAGTGCCGCATCCGGCTCAAAGAGTACATCGGCGACCCGGCCGAGCCGCTGCCGCCAGGAGTGATCCGCGAGGGTTTCCGAATCCCCATTGCCGCCGAAGGCGCGGCCGACTGGACGGTGGCGGATATGGCCCTGCGCTGGCCGGAGGATGGCGGCGGCTCGCCGCTGGCGTCGGTGGCACGCACGGTTTCTAGCGCAGTGTCGGCGATTGGCCAGGTCACGCAGGCAGCAGCAGGCGTGGCCATGCTTGCGCGCATCGCAGGATCAGACACAGCATCCGCCATGCTGATGCTGCCTGGCGTTTCGTCCAGCGTGAACGCAGCGGCATCCGCCCTGCCCATTGCCGGTATGGATGCGCTGGCCGATGTGGCGTCCCTTGCTGCCGACGCAGTGCAGGCGGCATCGGCGATGCGCTCGGCGCAAAGCCTGCTTGCTGGCGCATCTGGCGCGCTGGGCGGCGGGCTGGCGGGCGTGTCCTCGGCGCTGTGGAGCGTCAACGCCGCCGTCTCGACGCTCGATGCCGCGCGCGGCGCGGTGGCGCGCATCGGGCGCTCGGTTGCGCTCAAGGAGGTCAATATATGGCCCACTTGA
- a CDS encoding tail protein X gives MAHLIHYTADGDRWDLIAWRYYRDVRQVPMLIAANPHAPNAPVLPSGLRLRVPLIPRATQTQALPPWRRDA, from the coding sequence ATGGCCCACTTGATCCACTATACCGCAGACGGCGATCGCTGGGACTTGATCGCCTGGCGCTACTACCGCGACGTGCGGCAGGTGCCGATGCTGATCGCCGCCAATCCGCACGCCCCGAACGCACCGGTGCTGCCCTCTGGCCTGCGCCTGCGCGTGCCGCTCATCCCACGCGCCACGCAAACCCAGGCGCTGCCGCCGTGGAGGCGCGATGCCTGA
- a CDS encoding phage late control D family protein, with product MPDARVRAIAPVVEVTYNGRDITTDLTPYLTRFVFIDRMTGEADTLDLELGEVKADATRWLAEWYPDKGMELSARFGWSHQELVPAGAFDVDEIEIESPPMAIRIRAQSAGVSRAVRSRIGRKYENTTLKGILADVAQRLGAKLSGKIEPDPAIERATQYGETAWQFAVRIAREYGYTVKLTNNNQTLAVSRLADDQPPVRVLRPSDMTRFSFRDQIADVPARATVRRHDEKTGELIVYGLDAKGQAVPVDKVSVDERVKVTRAANAQDAEARARAEMERHALDKTSLDVELPGDPLLAAGLAVDVTGWGRVDGRYVIVVAEHVIERGSGYTTRLQLKRIADAA from the coding sequence ATGCCTGACGCCCGCGTTCGCGCCATCGCGCCGGTGGTGGAGGTGACCTACAACGGGCGCGACATCACCACAGACCTGACGCCGTACCTCACACGATTCGTGTTCATTGACCGCATGACTGGCGAAGCCGATACGCTCGACCTGGAGCTCGGCGAGGTCAAGGCCGATGCCACCCGGTGGCTCGCCGAATGGTATCCGGATAAGGGCATGGAACTTTCCGCCCGCTTTGGCTGGTCGCACCAGGAGCTCGTGCCCGCCGGGGCGTTCGACGTGGACGAGATCGAGATCGAGAGCCCGCCGATGGCCATCCGCATCCGCGCCCAGTCGGCAGGGGTCTCCCGCGCGGTGCGCAGCCGCATTGGGCGTAAGTATGAAAACACCACGCTCAAGGGCATTCTCGCGGACGTGGCGCAGCGCCTCGGGGCTAAGCTCTCCGGCAAGATCGAGCCTGACCCGGCCATCGAGCGCGCCACGCAATACGGCGAGACGGCCTGGCAGTTCGCTGTGCGCATCGCGCGCGAGTACGGCTACACGGTCAAGCTCACCAACAACAACCAGACGCTGGCGGTCTCCCGTCTGGCCGACGACCAGCCGCCGGTGCGCGTGCTGCGTCCATCCGACATGACGCGCTTTTCCTTCCGCGACCAGATTGCCGATGTGCCGGCGCGCGCCACCGTGCGCCGTCATGACGAAAAGACCGGCGAGCTGATCGTCTATGGGCTCGACGCCAAAGGTCAGGCCGTGCCGGTGGACAAAGTGTCGGTGGACGAGCGCGTCAAGGTCACCCGCGCCGCCAACGCGCAGGACGCCGAAGCCCGCGCCCGCGCCGAGATGGAGCGGCACGCGTTGGACAAGACCAGCCTCGATGTCGAGCTGCCGGGCGATCCGCTGCTGGCGGCGGGGCTTGCGGTGGACGTGACCGGCTGGGGCCGGGTCGATGGCCGCTACGTGATCGTGGTGGCCGAGCACGTCATCGAGCGCGGCTCGGGCTACACCACCCGGCTGCAACTCAAGAGGATTGCTGATGCTGCCTGA
- a CDS encoding phage baseplate assembly protein V produces the protein MLPETFAESAVTLKFGFVTALDEALGRVRCRVPDLDDLETWWLPVLRPKTHRDRHWSLPDVGEHVALLLDARGEVGVVLGAIFSQRDTPPVQNVDRHHVRFDDATWIEYDRAAHRLTVSCRGDIEILSDTHITLRAPRIDLN, from the coding sequence ATGCTGCCTGAAACCTTCGCCGAATCGGCGGTGACGCTCAAGTTCGGCTTCGTGACCGCGCTGGACGAGGCGCTGGGGCGGGTGCGCTGCCGCGTGCCGGATCTGGACGACCTGGAAACCTGGTGGCTGCCGGTGCTGCGCCCCAAAACCCACCGCGATCGCCACTGGAGCCTGCCCGACGTGGGCGAGCACGTTGCGCTGCTGCTCGATGCGCGCGGCGAGGTGGGGGTGGTGCTGGGGGCGATCTTTAGCCAGCGCGACACGCCGCCCGTGCAGAACGTGGACAGGCACCATGTCCGCTTTGACGACGCCACATGGATCGAGTACGACCGTGCCGCGCACAGGCTCACCGTCTCGTGCCGGGGGGACATCGAGATCCTATCCGACACCCACATCACCCTGCGCGCACCCAGAATCGACCTGAACTAG
- a CDS encoding PAAR domain-containing protein, whose amino-acid sequence MPAAVRLGDVCSGHGCFPSRANSAASQNVFVNGLGWHRVGDSWQPHGCPVCAPHGGMLAAGSSTVFVNGFAAGRVGDPVSCGSVCATGSTNVFADD is encoded by the coding sequence ATGCCAGCAGCTGTCCGGCTTGGCGACGTGTGCTCTGGTCACGGCTGTTTCCCCAGCCGGGCCAACAGCGCAGCAAGCCAAAACGTGTTCGTCAATGGTCTTGGTTGGCATCGCGTCGGTGATAGTTGGCAACCGCACGGGTGCCCGGTCTGCGCCCCGCACGGGGGCATGCTTGCCGCGGGAAGCTCAACTGTATTCGTCAATGGATTTGCCGCCGGGCGCGTTGGCGACCCTGTGAGCTGCGGTTCGGTATGCGCAACCGGCAGCACGAACGTGTTCGCTGACGACTGA
- a CDS encoding GPW/gp25 family protein, translated as MSAQSIPTSLHWQPSCGGDGFAVAYDDLRQAIRTILATRVGSDPLRPDFGSRVPDYLDWPIDRARPHVVRETVAAIRKWEPRVSVKRVRVSVAEGNPAQIVVAVYFIAADGVEVSAEVRP; from the coding sequence ATGAGCGCGCAGTCTATCCCGACCAGCCTGCACTGGCAGCCGTCCTGCGGCGGCGATGGTTTTGCCGTGGCCTACGACGACCTGCGGCAGGCGATCCGCACAATCCTCGCTACGCGCGTCGGCTCCGACCCGCTGCGGCCTGATTTCGGATCGCGCGTGCCGGACTATCTCGACTGGCCCATCGACCGCGCCCGCCCTCATGTAGTGCGCGAAACGGTCGCTGCGATCCGCAAGTGGGAGCCGCGCGTCTCGGTCAAGCGCGTGCGGGTCTCTGTCGCGGAGGGCAACCCGGCGCAGATCGTGGTGGCGGTGTACTTCATCGCCGCCGACGGCGTTGAAGTCTCCGCCGAGGTGCGGCCATGA
- a CDS encoding baseplate assembly protein — protein sequence MTQLFDVIPNDPQTITNEIVAQYEAATGKTLYPAQVERLLIDLIAYRETLLRAAINDAARQNLVRFARAPMLDYLGELVGVTRLPGEDDERLRARIREAPESFSVAGPRLAYRHHAMSAHASIVDVAVTSPEPGLVRLYPLTDTGLPSAAIKSMVLAACSAEDVRPICDAVEVADPIDMPFAVDARLTVLQAFDAETVRQAALASVTARCAEIASRLGRDVARSSLIAALHVEGVASVRLVAPIADMSVPAHAWAHATGITVTVEGATDG from the coding sequence ATGACGCAGCTTTTCGACGTCATCCCCAACGACCCGCAGACGATCACCAATGAGATCGTCGCGCAGTACGAGGCGGCGACCGGGAAAACCCTCTACCCGGCGCAGGTCGAGCGGCTGCTGATCGACCTGATCGCCTACCGCGAGACGCTGCTGCGCGCCGCGATCAACGACGCCGCCCGGCAAAACCTGGTGCGCTTTGCCCGCGCGCCCATGCTCGACTACCTGGGCGAGCTGGTGGGCGTGACGCGCCTGCCCGGCGAGGACGACGAGCGCCTGCGCGCGCGCATCCGCGAAGCGCCGGAATCGTTCTCGGTGGCCGGGCCGCGCCTCGCGTACCGCCACCACGCGATGAGCGCGCACGCCTCCATCGTCGATGTGGCCGTCACCAGCCCGGAGCCCGGGCTGGTGCGCCTGTACCCGCTCACCGACACCGGGCTGCCGTCGGCTGCCATCAAGTCGATGGTGCTGGCTGCCTGCTCGGCCGAGGATGTGCGTCCGATCTGCGACGCGGTGGAGGTGGCCGACCCCATCGACATGCCATTCGCCGTCGATGCGCGGCTCACCGTCTTGCAAGCGTTCGACGCCGAGACCGTGCGCCAGGCAGCGCTTGCATCCGTCACCGCTCGCTGCGCCGAGATTGCCTCTCGCCTGGGGCGCGACGTTGCCCGCTCCAGCCTGATTGCCGCGCTGCATGTGGAAGGCGTGGCCAGCGTGCGGCTTGTCGCACCGATTGCGGACATGAGCGTGCCTGCGCACGCCTGGGCGCACGCCACCGGCATCACGGTCACCGTGGAAGGAGCGACCGATGGCTGA
- a CDS encoding phage tail protein — MADRLAPDLLALDPRFGPLAEATQRIEALPLDGLLTYLIDTVPAHYLPELGRQFHIMPLEGWQFAATDAERRRLIRESIALHRRKGTPWSIRRMLEIAGFGAGLRISEGRVARRFDGTIFADGSEIYGGHSWAEFAIDVDLGDTAGLDAETSARIREIVEEWKPESRHLTRLAFHADTSDAAPSSEAAQTNASWSGASLRPWRRCYDGALFYDQGALLAYNGATRADGSSAYQGWTARGATWLAGAPESDTTLALIWTDTDRQQALPTYDGATQADGTTDYGDTAPVAQDAVMPITVTRHVRYDGRYRYGADNLFDGSARFDGARRYIAGRVASGNESFYLEAA; from the coding sequence ATGGCTGACCGGCTCGCGCCTGACCTGCTCGCGCTCGATCCGCGCTTTGGCCCGCTTGCGGAAGCCACGCAGCGCATCGAGGCGCTGCCGCTCGACGGGCTGCTCACCTACCTCATCGACACGGTTCCTGCGCACTACCTGCCGGAGCTGGGGCGGCAGTTTCACATCATGCCGCTCGAAGGCTGGCAGTTTGCCGCCACCGACGCTGAGCGGCGGCGGTTGATCCGCGAATCGATTGCGCTGCACCGCAGGAAGGGCACGCCGTGGAGCATCCGCAGGATGCTGGAGATCGCTGGCTTTGGCGCGGGCTTGCGCATCAGCGAAGGCCGCGTCGCGCGGCGTTTTGATGGCACGATCTTCGCCGACGGATCGGAGATTTACGGCGGACACTCGTGGGCAGAGTTCGCCATTGATGTCGATCTGGGCGATACAGCTGGACTGGACGCCGAAACCTCCGCGCGCATTCGTGAGATTGTCGAAGAGTGGAAGCCAGAATCCCGGCATCTCACACGGCTGGCGTTTCACGCTGACACGTCGGACGCTGCGCCCAGCAGCGAAGCCGCGCAAACCAACGCCTCCTGGTCGGGCGCGTCGCTGCGCCCCTGGCGGCGCTGCTACGACGGCGCGCTCTTCTACGACCAGGGGGCGCTGCTTGCATACAACGGCGCGACGCGCGCCGACGGCAGCAGCGCCTACCAGGGCTGGACGGCACGGGGTGCAACATGGCTTGCGGGCGCACCGGAGTCGGATACCACGCTCGCGCTCATCTGGACGGACACTGACCGCCAGCAGGCGCTGCCGACCTACGACGGCGCAACGCAGGCCGACGGCACGACCGACTACGGCGACACCGCGCCGGTGGCGCAGGATGCGGTCATGCCTATCACGGTCACTCGCCATGTGCGCTACGACGGCCGCTACCGCTACGGCGCAGACAACCTGTTCGACGGCTCGGCACGATTCGACGGCGCGCGGCGCTACATCGCGGGCCGCGTCGCCAGTGGCAACGAATCGTTTTATCTGGAGGCTGCATGA